The DNA region TTTTTTACAGGCTTACTTTCCCCAAGCCGGCGCCAGTAGTAGTAATGATAAACCTCGCCATGTTTTCGCGCACCTTCTACCATTGGGGGAACAATGAATATGCCATAAATATCTTTTATCTTAGAAAAATCTGTATTATGCAGTTTCGGGTCGGGGTGCGAGATTAATACGGAATTGTAGTCGGATATCCACAGGTAATCGTTGTTCCCGTACTTGAACCACCGCATGTTTTCAAGAATATTCTTGCGCGCATCGTCCCGGCTCAGCTTTCCAGTTTTCACCTGGTTTTCAATATTGCCAATATATGATATACCGAGCTCCACAATGTTTCTTAGCTCGCGTTTCCTGCTTTCCATCAATGCTTTTTCTTCGGATTCAAGATCTAACGACACTTTTTCAACCAGATTGTAAACGTTTTCAAGTATGGTTTTTGCCGAGTTTTCTTCGATCTCACCGACTTTTCTGTTTATCAACGGCAACGAAATCACGTACATTGAGTATGCGAAGATAGATACCAGCAGTAATATTATGGAAAACGCTTTTAAAAACAGTTTTGATTTAAACATTTGGTTTCCCTACTTGATCCCAAACACTTTTTTCGCTTCGTGAACCATAGCATCCGGGTCAAACGGTTTGGTCATATAAACATCTGCACCGGATTCAATGCCTTTTATTCTATCAAACTCCTGCCCTTTTGCGGTTAACATCACTATATACACCCCGGCAAGCTTAAGTTTATTCTTAACTATGTCACAGACTTCGAACCCGTTCATCTCGGGCATCATAACGTCGAGGATAACCATGTCCGGCAGTTCTTTTTGTATGATTTCAAGCGCTTCACGCCCGTTATCCGCTTGTAGTACAACCAACCCTTCGACGTAAGCCTCCAAATCCTCAAGCGTTTGTTCTAACAATATACGTATATGCGCTTCATCGTCTACG from Elusimicrobiota bacterium includes:
- a CDS encoding response regulator, producing the protein MGKKILIVDDEAHIRILLEQTLEDLEAYVEGLVVLQADNGREALEIIQKELPDMVILDVMMPEMNGFEVCDIVKNKLKLAGVYIVMLTAKGQEFDRIKGIESGADVYMTKPFDPDAMVHEAKKVFGIK